A region of the Mycobacterium sp. NBC_00419 genome:
CAGCAGGGCGAGGCGTGGGGGCCGATCGTCGTGGGTGCGGACGGCACGGCTTACCAAACCACGTTCGCGTACCAGACCGACATGGCGAAGTCGACGGTGGTCGACGTGCTCTCACCCGGCGGCTCGACGCGGGAATACACCCTGACCGGTCTGCCGGACGGCCAGATCGTCATCGGATCGGGTGGAATCGCTTACCAGACAACATCGTTGTGGGATGAGGAGGTCGCCACCTTCACCACCACGATCACCGCGATCCGCCCCGATGGAACCACTTCGGCGAGGACCAGCGTGCTGGGTGTACGGCCGACCACGGTCGTTGCCGCGGACGGAACGGCCTATCAGACCAGCGCCATCAATGGCACCACGGTGACGATCATCGCGCCCGCTGGCACTCGGGTCAGCAAGACGTGGTCCGGGACGCCCGTCGGCGGTGTGCTGATCGGCAGCGACGGATACGCGTATCAGGCGTCGGTCTTCAACGGCAAGACCACCATCACCACGTTACGCGCCGACGGCAACATCGCACTGCTGCGAGTCCAAAATGGCTCTCCTGCTTCCGATCTCGTGCTCGCAGCCGACGGCAGTGTGTACGAAGTCACCTATGACTCGGCGGCCGCCACCACGTGGACCAACCAGTTCAAGCCCGACGGCACCGTCGTCTCGCGCAGCCAGGCCGGCCAACCCGTCGGTGGCTTGGTGGTCCGCCCCGATGGGCGGGTCTACCAGACCACCGTCACGGGCAATGCCCAAAGTGGTTACACCGCCCTGATCCGCGCCTGGGCGGCCGACGGGTCCGTCACCGACCGCACCCAGTCCGGCCAGCCCGTGGGTGGAGTGGCCCTCGCCGCCAATGGCACGGTCTACCAGACGAGTTCGGGGGTCAATGCCGGTGGTGTCGCCACCTCGGTGGTGACGATGCTGGCACCGGACGGCACCGCTGTTCGGCACACGATGGCGGGTCTGCCGTCCGGCGCCGTCGCGATCGGGGCCGACGGAACGGCCTACCTGACGACATCGACCGGTGTCTGGCGGGTTGACTCGCAGGGCTCCAGCTCCGAAACCGTCACCGAGAAGGGCCCTCTGACGGTGCCGGCCGGAGCCGTCGACGCCACTGCCGCCCTACAGGCGATCCTCGACGCGGCGAGCCCCGGCTCCACCGTTCGGCTGCAGCGCGGCCGCACCTACAACGTCGCGGGAATTCTGTATCTGCGCAACGCCTCGGTGACGGTGGACGGCAATGGGGCGACGATCAACTCGACCAACGACGCCACCTCCTCGGTGCAGGTCACCGCCGACGGCGTCACCCTGCAGAACATCAACCTGACGGCCGCAACCGAGGGCCTGCGCTACGGCAACCTCGAACAGCACAAGCTGTTGGTCACCGGCGACAGGGACACCCTTAAGAACGTCAGCGTCACCGGTTCTGCGGCTGCCGGGATATTCGCCTACGGCGCAAGCAATTTCATGTTCGACCACGCTACGGTCCGATACACCCGCGCCGACGGGATCCATATGACCGGCGGGAGCCACGACGGCACCGTGATCAATCCCTCGACCGCGTGGACCGAGGACGACGCAGTCGTGGTGGTGTCGTACGCCGACGAGCCGATCTCGCAGAACATCGTCGTCACCAACCCGGTAGTCAACGGATCCGACGGCCGCGGTATCGCCGTGGTCGGCGGCAACAACGTGACCTTCTCCAACATTCACGTGTGGAAGACCTGGGCGGCCGCGGTGTACGTCGCCGCCGAGGGTGCGCCGTGGTACACCCAATCGGTGTCGAATGTGACCATCAAGGGTGGCTCGCTGGTGGAGACGGCGGTCGGCACCGACATCGTCCAGGGCGCGGTCCTGGTGTACTCGGGCAGCTCGGCAGCCACGATCAGCGCGGTCACCATCTCGGACCTGGCGATCTCGGGGACCCCGCAATGGGCCCAGCGCTCCACCGGCGTCATCCTGGACCCTGGTGCCGGGCGGATCTCCGGTGTGGTGCTCAAGAACATCGCGCTGACCAACAGCGCACTACCTGCTTTCTCGACCAACGCCCCGTCCAGTAGCTACACCGCTACCGGGTTCACCCTCAACGGTCAGCCGATCACGGTGCCCTGACGGCGTTGTCGCTGTGGATGAACCGGCGTCTGGGGATAACCAGGGGTCTGCACCGCCTGCACCGTGCTTCGCGTCGATGAGTTGTCGGGGGCGGGGCAGACGCTGCGGGCATGACAATGTTGACGCGTGGCCAGCTGGGCGCGCTGGGTGAACAGCGTGCGGTAGACCACCTGACCGCACTGGGGTCGCGAATCGTGGCCCGCAACTGGCGCTGCCGCTACGGCGAACTCGACGTGATCGCGGCAGACGCCGACGGCACGGTGG
Encoded here:
- a CDS encoding right-handed parallel beta-helix repeat-containing protein produces the protein MKHANYVGRVGALAVALGIGGAMAGGIAIAEASPSSDGATSATGSAAPHGTAASRKSTARRQGAAGPRRPVVLQAAAPATTVTTPSAAAGHSRVVDIPGTAVSAATPVTAAASATATSTTPTTATTSAQTAAQSGGVIGWFQRTFFNSTPVITPQTVPLTLTTGQTSQPFQLDATDPDGDTLTYTVANSGVGTGGGTLATSGDTATYTPPSSWGGLTSYDDTFTVTASDADSGFHIHGLSGLLSMLTFGLLGDPGHTATSTVTVHVTPATPVPPDVVTLPGEPFSTAVAGTGGVVYQTTVGGDAANGYRTYVTVVRPDGTSTTVSQPGQTFTGVVVAANGTAYQISSSGGPGSIDYTNDTTVLRAVRPDGTVVDYSQPGVITNGSSVVIGPDGAIYATSTAGSANPGYTTVVRTVRADGTTTTHTQQGEAWGPIVVGADGTAYQTTFAYQTDMAKSTVVDVLSPGGSTREYTLTGLPDGQIVIGSGGIAYQTTSLWDEEVATFTTTITAIRPDGTTSARTSVLGVRPTTVVAADGTAYQTSAINGTTVTIIAPAGTRVSKTWSGTPVGGVLIGSDGYAYQASVFNGKTTITTLRADGNIALLRVQNGSPASDLVLAADGSVYEVTYDSAAATTWTNQFKPDGTVVSRSQAGQPVGGLVVRPDGRVYQTTVTGNAQSGYTALIRAWAADGSVTDRTQSGQPVGGVALAANGTVYQTSSGVNAGGVATSVVTMLAPDGTAVRHTMAGLPSGAVAIGADGTAYLTTSTGVWRVDSQGSSSETVTEKGPLTVPAGAVDATAALQAILDAASPGSTVRLQRGRTYNVAGILYLRNASVTVDGNGATINSTNDATSSVQVTADGVTLQNINLTAATEGLRYGNLEQHKLLVTGDRDTLKNVSVTGSAAAGIFAYGASNFMFDHATVRYTRADGIHMTGGSHDGTVINPSTAWTEDDAVVVVSYADEPISQNIVVTNPVVNGSDGRGIAVVGGNNVTFSNIHVWKTWAAAVYVAAEGAPWYTQSVSNVTIKGGSLVETAVGTDIVQGAVLVYSGSSAATISAVTISDLAISGTPQWAQRSTGVILDPGAGRISGVVLKNIALTNSALPAFSTNAPSSSYTATGFTLNGQPITVP